CTGTCACTAAAACatgaaaagtggcggttgagACAGAAATTAGGCAGAATttttgtttgtgaatatggagaaaatattttacaccacttttactccaaaaatggtctTTAGGGCAAATGCAGCTGTGATTGCAGACGTTTTTTTATTCACAGAGAAACGGGTGCAATCTCTTTTTcatatttccttttaaacaagACACTGTTGAATGTCTGTAATGTTGTTCTTTGGTTTTGTTCTGTATATAGCTTCTCAGAACACAGGCCGCAGCTCCCCTCCTCCTGGATACGTACCTGAAAGGCAGCAAAGAATTGCCCGTCAGGGTTCTTACACCAGCATTAACAGCGAGGGAGAGTTCATACCAGAGACCAATGAGCAATGTGTAAGTTTACTACAACTACAGCGTGTGCTGTAAACAATGAAAACACACAGAATGTATCTGTCAATAaagctttttgttgttgtttgtgtTTTTACTTTCATCACTCATATACACTACATGTCTTTCAGCTCTTTTTTATCTCTTCCTCGGTGAATGAGAGATTTCTAAATACCAATATTCGTCAATAATTTCATACATTTCCTAGGCACTGGACCCACTAAGTAGTACAGAAAATTCCATATCCGGAAGCTGCCAGTCACTAGATCAGTCGGAAGACAGGTAATTGAGTATTTCTCCCGATATAAACCTTGAATGTCAGCATATTAACatctcaacggacctctgccattgaattgtacatgaactcggcaggttttaggtggtgaatattcgaattaggaacgtttcaatggtcgaagtgataatttacattcgaatagggagattaaaattcgaatgtgtgaattctgacactcgaaaattccaattaaaatttactagggatgcaccgaatccaggattcggtttggtgattcggctaggattctgccttttttagcaggattttgaatccttctgcccagccaaaccaaatcataatttgcatatgccaattaggggcgggagggaaatcaagtgactttttgtcacaaaacaaggaaataaaaaatgttttccccttcccacccctaatttgcatatgcgaaggattcggggattcggccgaatggaaaatagtgaatttggtgcatccctaaaatttaccattcgaccctttataaatctgccccatagtgtgatcACAAAGTTAGAATTCAAATGTgtgtttgttgtattttcatgAATGTAATCTCTGTCTTTGGCTGCAGCCCTTCCTTTAGGAAGTCACGGATGTCCAGAGCCCAGAGTTATCCGGATAATAGGCAAGACTTTTCAGGTAATGAAAGACCAGAGTATTTCTTAATgctgtaaagatggccatagacgcacagacaATATTGTACGAAATGAATACGATGGATGGATTCGATATTCGGTGCATGATTGGTGGAAAACGAGCCAAACAATATTGGTAGAAGATATCGGTCGACTCATCGATTGGGccagctggaaaattttgatctggtgcctttgaaatagggatgcaccgaatccactattttggatttggccgtataccgaaccgaatccgaaccctaatttgcatatgcaaattaggggtggaaaggggaaaacattttttacttccttgttttgtgacaaaaagttacatgatttctctccctgtccctaatttgcatatgcaaattaggattctgttcggccaggcagaaggattcggccaaatccgaatcctgctgaaaaaggccaaatcctggattcggtgcatccctactttgaagGCATCTAAACataggccattgttagtgctgaatggtcaacaattctattgtttctatatctatatctgaccatccagctctacacgtgtgtattgaaactaacgatctttcctggaaacatcttttccaagaaagatcataattgttacatctatggccaccttcatttTCTCTGTCTTTTCAATTTAGATCGTGAGAATCAATTCTGTGATCGAGCTGGGAAGGGTGGCACCTACCCTCGGAGGTACCATGTGTCCATCCAACACAAAGAGTATAATGATGGTAAGTTATGTTTGCTGCTTGATATATTTAGTATGAAAGATTTCCAACTCCTGTTCTCTATCGGAGCAGAGTGGATCTAGTTTAGTAACatagttgcttaaaggggaaggaaacgtagttggtgcaaaaaccctcccccctcccgtgtgttgcccaccctccctcctcccccctggcctacccgtcccgctgggcaaatgcccctaacttgttacttacccttctgcgcaggtccagtccagggagttcacagacgacatcttcttccacgcgatcttcttcctgctttgaccggcgcatgcgcagtaggagcattttgctggtacgatttactgcacatgcgccaaaagtacttagtgacttttggcgcatgcgaagtagatccgtactggcgaaatgctcctactgcgcatgcgccaaaacgcggttcaaagcaggaagaagatcgcgtggaagaagatgtcgtctgtgaactccctggactggacctgtgcagaagggtaagtaacaagttaggggcatttgcccagtgggacggttAGGcaagaggggaggagggaggttgggcaacacacgggagggggggagggtttttgcgccaactaggtttccttcccctttaatttcaacCCTGCAGTTTCCAGTTTTGATCAGTTAACTACAAAAAGAAAGAAGGTCTGTTGGTAACTGGATTGTTTCAGTTAACACCTATAGATCTGAATTATCCCTGGTACATTGTTATGAGTCTGCTAGTGTACATCGTGTTAGAGtgctgcagtgggtcgggtacccgtgggttacccgcaaaaacctgcggaacCCTGCAGGTTGCAGATAGacgtttcgggagcgggtatagacacgggtcggcggttctccggTTGTTctggccgcgggtcttctcaatagtgagttttgctcctttttttctgatcacgcctaatTTCAATGAtgccacttccagtttacaacgacagcacttcctgttttactcctttttttcctgatcacacCAACTTCTAAtgatatcacttccggtttacaatgacagcacttcctgtttcttgatgatcagcggatcgggttgcggataaggtacttgtgggtcgggcagcgggtccaagtgggtcgggtgtaacaaattggttccgcgcaggactctacatcGTGTTAAATGTGATTCTGCTTGTTCTACACTAATTCTACAGGAGACACTTTTGACATTGCAATCAGCTTTTTAGAAAAGCACAGaactgcaattttatttttccatttgtggATTTTTGTAGCATTTCTGAGGAATCGGTTTTAAGCTGAAGAGTCCATTTATGGCATACCCATGCATCTAAACTTTGGTAATAAGAAGGTACTAACCGTATCATACTTTCCCCCCTCTCAGGACGCAGGACATTTCCTCGGATACGGCGTCCGCAAGGAAACCTTTTTACACTTGTCCCATCAAGTCGTTCCCTGAGCACCAACGGAGAAAACCTTGGTTTGACTGTGCAGTATATGGAGAATCGTGGTCGGCTGCGCAATGCTGATAGTGAAAATACCCTGACTGTCCAGGAGAGGAATATATCTAGCAAATGTAAGATGCACCGATTGAAAAAGACATATTAATTTGTTGTGCTGGCGATTAACCCCCatatgcactaagtttgcccaggagcagtaacccatagcaaccaatagaatctttgcttttaaacagttgaccagtaaacattttttggttgctatgggttactgctgctgggaaaacttagtgccttttattacatatcccccTTAATTTAGAATTATGAGTTTGAATCTAAGAATCCCTATCCCTACTAATGACAGAGAGACACTGGTTTAACTGGGGATATGTGCTTAGTTTGTGCTTCATGATGGATATTGAAATGgagaaatttaaaggaaaactataccccaaaaatgaatacttaagcaacagatagtttgtatcaaattgaatgacatattaaagaatcttaccaaactggaatatatattaacataaatattgcccttttacatctcttgccttgagccaccatttcgtgactctatctgtgctgcctcagagatcacctgaccagaaatactacaacactaactgtaacaggaagaagtgaggaagcaaaaggcagaactctgtctgttaattggttcatgtgacctaacatgtggtttgtatgtgtgcacagtgaatcttacgatctcagggggcggcccttattttttaaaatggcaattttctatttatgattacccaatggcacatactactagaaaagtatattattatgataatggttcatttatatgaagcagggttttacacatgagctgttttactcagtgtcttttaatagagacctacattgtttggggggtatagttttcctttaactgcagaCATTGATCATTCTGCTTCATTTACATGACTTTCTGCATGCAAATAAGGGGAATCTTTTTACTTCTGATACACAGTTGATTGTGTTATGTGGATTATTGCATTTACACGTCTGCCGCTCTTTCTCTCTAGCTCCCAGTGCCCCTATAAACTGGCGTCGAGGGAAGCTTCTTGGTCAGGGAGCCTTTGGACGGGTATATCTTTGTTACGATGTGGATATAGGACGTGAGCTGGCAGCCAAGCAAGTCCAGTTTGATCCAGACAGTCCGGAGACTAGCAAGGTTAatacaaataactaaattttgaTTTACTACAAAGAGATTGGAAAATGATCTCTGTTTGATGTACTATATTTCTGCCCTCTCTGCGCCTGCCTCTGACTATCCTGTCTCCATTCTACAGGAGGTTAGTGCTTTGGAATGTGAAATCCAACTGCTAAAAAACCTTCATCACGACCGAATAGTACAGTATTATGGCTGCCTGCGAGACAAAGGAGAGAAAACACTCACCATCTTTATGGAGTACATGCCAGGGGTAAGGAGCATGTCATTCTCAATACCCTATGTTAGAGTTCTGCGCTTaatcaatttgttaaacccgacccgcaacccgcttaCTTACCCGCTTGGgtccgctacccgacccgacctgcaagtaccttatccgcaacccgaatCCGctacccactgaccatcaagaaacaggaagttatgtcattgtaaaccggaagtggcatcattaGAAGttgccgtgatcagaaaaaaagcgtaaaacaggaagtactgtcgttgtaaaccggaagtgacatcattggaagtaggcgggatcagaaaaaaaggagtaaaactcgatattgagaagacccacaaaCCTGGAGAACTGctaacccgcgtctatacccactccCGAAAGTTCTACCTGCAACCGCAGGGTACCgtaggtttttgtgggtaacccgcgggtacccgaacCGCTGCAGCACTCTACCCTATGTTCATTCTTTGCTGGGTCTCTTATAGTGTCATAGTGATGGTTCTTCACTTTTCTGAACAGCACTGACATCCTTTccatttgctttctttctttagGGCTCTGTGAAAGACCAGCTAAAAGCTTATGGGGCTCTTACAGAGAACGTCACCCGCAGATATACACGACAGATCCTAGAGGGTGTCTCCTACCTGCACAGCAACATGATTGTGCACAGGGACATTAAGGGTAAATACTATAGACCCTATTCCAACATgattacaaatattatgttcgGGGCAAGTGCTGCTGATTTGGAGTCTATTCTCTGCTTTCTGTATGAAAAAGCACATCTTTAAAGTGTTCTTTTTGTGCCTCTGATGCATTTTGATTTCTGTTTGATTCCATAGGAGCCAACATCCTGCGGGACTCTGCTGGGAATGTGAAGCTGGGAGACTTTGGGGCAAGTAAGCGTCTTCAGACTATATGCATGTCAGGGACAGGAATCCGCTCAGTGACAGGGACACCCTATTGGATGAGCCCAGAAGTAATCAGCGGGGAGGGCTACGGAAGAAAAGCTGATGTCTGGTAAGTGGTAGAGTATTTTATTTGTGTGTTCAGACCTCAATATTTGTGTCGCTAAAGAAATATTTCACCTCTAGGAGTCACTGTAGACTATTTCCACCCTACTTATGTTTATTTGTACCTGTTGAAAACATCTCGGATAAGGCTGAAGACCAGCTTTTCGGTATATGTAAAAAAGGAacagggctatccggcactcaagggagcatatttatcaaagagtgaagttagagatcatagGATACTAGCCCCCCCCCACTTTGAGCCGATGGAAGAGATTGATAAACAAAATACTCCCCCTGCAGAAGGTGTATTTAGCTAGAGGGTGCCCGGAAAAATTCCAAAAGATATGGGGTCCTTGGCTTGAGCTGCCGAAACCGCCGTTCACACGATACAAGCAATGACCGAGGTCTGGTTGAAATGCTCCTTACATAGTAAATGTATATTGCTTTGTTGTACCTAATCGTAATCCTTTGATTACTCTAGGTAGACAATTGTAAGACATTCTTAGGTTTCTTTCTGTacttttgtatgtcttttttgaaaaagttaataaaaacaaatttaaaaaaaaaaagctgtatttaCATCTCCACCCATGGAGATGTTTAACGTCAACTAATAAATACagctttttactttatttttttggccctgtggatttcttgatctatttatattgatattctggagcaccctcttttcttttgtttcaaaCCAGCTTTTGCCACTCACCTACTTCTAGTGATTCCTACAAGCATGTCTTCTAGAAGTCTTCTATGAGTGATAAAACTTTTGGCATAGTTCATtaaaattcattaatattttcACACTTTGGGGGGATTGTTATCCAGTTGATATCACCCTTTTTGTCTAGTTTCTCCCATTCATTCTTCTGTAGGCCAGGTAGTCTTCAGCGCCTTCATATTGTGAAGGATTTGCTGTACTTCTCAATCAGGAGGCACAGAATTAATTTCACATTGAGAAGCACTCCTtggtcaaagattttttttcagttttttttaaacaaattaaagggcatgtaaaggcaaaaaaaaacaaaatacaatttttactttctttaatgaaaaaagaaacctatctccaatatactttagttcaaaaatgtgtatcgtttttataagaaacctgactgtatgcagtgaaattctcccttcatttactgctgtggataggaattgtcagacggtccctaactgctctgcagggaaacaatcatacttatgaacggcagggggagcccccgccttacttcccagccatgcagaactcaagcagctttgtttgtttccctgtagagcagtcggcgactgtgtagagatttgtattggattttatttttgcctttacatcccctttactgtttccaactccagctgcagggacaaagatcatggagccagatttaaaccaataaactgggattctatttggaggattattttgctgcagccactggttctgcagagttggagaaagtttatattaaacaatacaaaaactataaaatccacattagatcacatgaaaacacaggacccagtgcagtctgtatattctgattattaatcagtcttgtgtatcggcttctggcagatattatttgacttgtgctgttttgataatttatgacgatccctaagcagcccagaccacactgagcatgtgcacagtcttggtcttgcaaagatgtataacaaagttacaagatggtgacccccctgtggccaactttgaaagtataaatcatttgtttgattaggcttgtggtgcagtaagttcatgtttatgtttagtatacaaaatacagcatttctagccttattctattttagactttacttccatCAATTCTTTGATATGTTATTGATGTTGGCACTATTAATCTATATTGATATTATAATGGTTGGTAAACAGTTACACAGAAGACAGAAGAATTATTGCCATGCAGCAGCACAGTCCTATGATTGTGTCAGAGAATATCTTCGTGTATTTTGGGTTTTTCCTGTCTCAGCGTGGGTTTCCTCTGAGTGGTTCCATTTTCCTCCCTTTCCTTCTCAATTTCATTTAATGTGGTCCATTCAACCTTCTCACTGTCTGTTTCTCCCCTTACCAAACTACAGGAGCCTGGGCTGCACGGTGGTGGAAATGCTAACAGAAAAACCTCCTTGGGCTGAATATGAAGCGATGGCGGCCATATTTAAAATCGCCACCCAGCCAACCAACCCACAGCTGCCGCCAAATACTTCAGAGCAATGTCGGGACTTTGTAAAGCGAATATTGGTGGAAGCAAGACAGAGGCCGTCTGCCGAAGAACTGCTTCGGCATCCGTTTGCTCAGCTAACATTTTGAGTCTCTGGAATCGCGGTTTCCGTCTTGTTTATTGGACCTTCTCGGGATGCCATTCAATCAAGCAGCCAGATTTCAGATTTGCGTTTATGGCAATCATCCCCGTGCTGTATCTAGAGCAGGTTCTAGAGCCAGCAGCTGGGGAGACACGATCAGTGTTAGAGCATCGGAGCAATTGTTTCATTCCATCTCCTACATTTAGGAGCCCACAAGTGTCAAACTGGGTGTCCTTACCCATCACAAGACAAATCTGGTAACTGAGTTTATAAAAGCTGTGGACCAATGGAAGCTGTGTCCAATTGCTACATAAAGGGCACACTCCTGCTTCCCAGACAAGTGCCTTAAATAACTCCTTCCATGCCAGGGATGCCAAGTGACTCTGGCCAGACGGGCCTTTTTTTGATGTATCTCGAAAACGAAAATTTAAGCTtgagcatactgaaataagaaactttgtaaatacaatcgattaaatattctgcattgtttctgaaataatcaagtttatcatcccattcccttctgtttctcttcattctgtcttcatgcagcatttggatgtctttcctagcagatctattaaataactgccttttacacaatttctgcatgtagagagacatgatttctggtgattttaatagcgtgagctctaatacatcttctaggcaaaagatgaatgacccaatatatcttataggggggcttcctttcctaacagatgtattagagctcactctacaaaatctaacaaaataactgccttttgcacaaattctgcatgtagagagacatgatttctggtgattttaatagcgtgagctctactacatcttctaggaaaaagatgaatgacccaatatatcttataggggggcttcctttcctaacatatctattaaagctcactctacaaaatctaacaaaataactgccttttgcacaaattctgcatgtagagagacatgatttctggtgattttaatagagtgagctctaatacatcttctaggcaaaagatgaaggatccaatatatcttataggggggggggcttcctaTCCTAgaggatgtattagagctcactcaaataactgattccagtacaaacaaaatctaacaaaataaatgccttttgcacaaatcctgcatgtagagagacatgatgtctggtgattttaatagagtgagctcttatacatctgggcaaaaagagccccccctataagatatattggatctaactgtcacccaactgctgaatgaagacagaatgaagagaaacagatgctgagagaggaatagtgaagatgaacttgataatttaagaaacaatacagaatttttaattgattgtacttagaaagtttcttatttcatactGAAGCTAATATACAATTTTcgtttttgcgatagttcccctttaaactttataGGAAAAGTTGACCCCATGCTTTGCCAAGAGTTGATCCAGCACCTTCCTGTATAAATTCTCTTGGggctttagtgtttttttttagctctgcatTGCTtggaaaaatacatatataccatCACCAAATGCAAAGGATGAAGCCATTGTGTGCCTTGTTGCAACCACAGGAAGCCAGATTGTGTGACATCATAACAcaatattttttggaatttttttttagaaaagttggTTCTCAGCATCACTTTATAAGATATATCCAATCTCGCTTGTTCAACTAGAGACTCTACCCAGGGCTCAATAGATGCCCATTTTACTGGCAGACCAAAGTAATGCTTTTGTTCGTATTTGTTGTTTAAACTATAGGAAGAAAGGAGGAAATAATCACTCCGAGAGCTTATTATGTGGATGTATAATCAGTGCCAGGAAAAGGAGGTGCCAACCAATGACGTGGggttacatgtgtgtgtttgtatgaatGTTTGTAAGTATAGGAGGGTGCATTTCTTCTACagcagtgtttttatttgtattttgctaTAGCTGAACCCCATAGAACTAATCCATACCAAACAAAGGGAAACTACGATAGGTCATTTCCAGCGCGGAATGCGAGTAAGGATTTATCCGCGTACAAACAAGTGATAAAGTGACTGCGCACCCGCCATGAAATGCATTCGATAAAATGCGgtaacgcttttttttttttttttttgcaccacacTGAAAATA
The Xenopus laevis strain J_2021 chromosome 9_10S, Xenopus_laevis_v10.1, whole genome shotgun sequence DNA segment above includes these coding regions:
- the map3k3.S gene encoding mitogen-activated protein kinase kinase kinase 3; translation: MDEQEALKSIMKDLVALQLGRRQRIPGIEPVKTKCNIPPNKQADVRIKFEHSGERSIPFLSPQLSIPLRSQDDLDKAVDLLDRSSSMKSLRISLFSHDRNHISSSHTGIQKQVRIKASQSVGDVSTVYHPAEPRSRHLSVTSQNTGRSSPPPGYVPERQQRIARQGSYTSINSEGEFIPETNEQCALDPLSSTENSISGSCQSLDQSEDSPSFRKSRMSRAQSYPDNRQDFSDRENQFCDRAGKGGTYPRRYHVSIQHKEYNDGRRTFPRIRRPQGNLFTLVPSSRSLSTNGENLGLTVQYMENRGRLRNADSENTLTVQERNISSKSPSAPINWRRGKLLGQGAFGRVYLCYDVDIGRELAAKQVQFDPDSPETSKEVSALECEIQLLKNLHHDRIVQYYGCLRDKGEKTLTIFMEYMPGGSVKDQLKAYGALTENVTRRYTRQILEGVSYLHSNMIVHRDIKGANILRDSAGNVKLGDFGASKRLQTICMSGTGIRSVTGTPYWMSPEVISGEGYGRKADVWSLGCTVVEMLTEKPPWAEYEAMAAIFKIATQPTNPQLPPNTSEQCRDFVKRILVEARQRPSAEELLRHPFAQLTF